The DNA window AGTTGCTGACGCGCACGCGCGATCACTCCTACCTGGAGCTGCGCAACATGCCGATCGGGCTGGAGCGCATCAACCGCAATGTCTTGTTCACCTGTCTGGGCTCGCCCACCAAACCCATCTATGACATGACGGGGCCCGTGCACCTGGAGCAGGGCGACCGTATTCTGCTGTGCTCCGACGGCCTGTGGGGCACCCTCAGCGACGAGGAAATCGGCAAGCAGCTGGGCAGCCAGACAGTATCAAATTCCGTGCCGGAACTGGTGGAACAGGCTTTGCGCAAAGCGGGTGACAGCAGCGACAACGTCACGGTAGTGGCCATGGAGTGGGAAACCCCCGACGCCTACGAGTCCACCCAGGGCGTGTCCACCGACAGCATCAGTGACGATGTGTTCGCTTCCACCATCCAGGCAGGGCCCATTGATGGCCTCGTCGACGATCTGGACGATGAAGCCATCGAACGCTCCATTGCCGAAATCAACGAGGCCATTCGCCGCTCTGCCGCACGCAAAGCATGACAACCCCCTGAGTGTCGCTGCGCGCCGACCCTTGCGCGGTGGTCGCAGGCCTTGGTCGCACGCTTCGGGTGGGCCCTGGGTTGTGCATGAGGCCCACCCATTTGTTACACCGGAAATTCCATGACCACTTTTGAACGCAGCGGCGGCCGCGCCGTCGACCAGTTGCGCCCTGTGCGCATGACCCGCCACTACACCATGCACGCCGAAGGTTCGGTGTTGATTGAGTTTGGCAACACCCGGGTGCTGTGCACGGCCACCGTGGAAGAAAAAGTGCCACCGCACAAGCGCGGCAGTGGCGAGGGTTGGGTGACTGCTGAATACGGCATGCTGCCGCGCGCTACGCATTCGCGCAGCGACCGCGAGGCCGCGCGCGGCAAGCAAAGCGGCCGCACGCAGGAAATCCAGCGGCTCATCGGACGCTCGCTGCGTGCGGTGTTTGACCTGAAGCTTCTGGGCGAGCGCTCCATCGTGCTCGACTGCGACGTGATCCAGGCCGACGGCGGCACGCGCACCGCCGCCATCACGGGCGCCTGGGTGGCAGCGCAGGATGCAGTCAACCGGTTGCTCGCCAGCGGCAAGCTGACGACCTCGCCCATCCGCGAGCCGGTGGCCGCTATCTCGGTGGGCATCGTGCAGGGCCAGCCCGTGCTCGACCTTGAGTATGTGGAAGATGTTCAATGTGACACCGACATGAACGTCGTCATGACCGGCGCCGGGCATTTCGTGGAAGTGCAGGGCACGGCCGAGGGCGTGGCTTTCACGCGGCGCGAGATGGACCAGCTTTTGGCACTGGCCGAAAAAGGCATTGGCGAGCTGATGCAGATGCAGCAGATAGCACTACAAAAAGAATAGCTTGCTCCGCTTGATGGATAATCGTTAGAGGGTGATTCGACTATGAAAATCGTATTGGCATCCAACAACCGTGGCAAGCTGGCCGAGCTGCAAGCCATGTTTGCGCCGCTGGGGGTGGAGCTGGTGCGCCAGGCCGACCTGGGCGTGGGCGAGGCCGAGGAGCCGCACCGCACCTTTGTCGAGAACGCGCTGGCCAAGGCGCGGTTTGCCAGCAGCCACACCGGCCTTCCTGCGCTGGCCGATGACGCCGGCCTGTGTGTCGATGCTTTTGGCGGCCTGCCGGGTGTGGACACCGCTTACTACGCCACCCAGTTCGGGTACGAGAAAGGCGATGACAACAACGTGCGCGCCTTGCTGGAGCAGATGCAGGGCCAGGACAACCGCCGCGCTGCCCTGGTCAGCACCCTGGTCGCCGTGCGCAGCCCGCAAGACCCCGAGCCACTGATCGCCGTGGGCCGCGTGGTGGGCGAGATCACGCGCGCGCCGCGCGGTGCGCATGGTTTTGGCTTTGATCCCGTCATGTTCATCCCGGAATTCGGGCAAACTTTTGCCGAGTTGCCCCCCGAGGTCAAAAACGCACACAGCCACCGCGGGCGCGCAGCCCAGCAAATGCGGGCGTTGATGCGCGAGCGCTGGCTTGTGGATGAATCAAAAAAGTGAGCTGCCAGCGCTCGTAAATAAACAGTTTCAACTATTTTTAATATTGAAATCGTTGATGAACAAGCGCAAGCAGCTATGCTTTTGATATCACCATGAACATCCCCATCGTCCCCGCAGCACCGCCCGGCGTCCTCGTGCGCGACATCCAGCACTACATGCGCCCCGGCCTGCTGCAGCTCACCAGCCTGCCGCCGCTGTCGCTCTACGTACACCTGCCCTGGTGCCTGAAGAAGTGCCCGTACTGTGACTTCAACTCGCATGCGTGGGCGGGCGAGGTAGCGCTGCCCGAGCAGCGCTACCTCGATGCCCTGTGCGCCGACCTGGAAGCCGCGCTTCCTCTGGTCTGGGGCCGCCAGGTGCAAAGCATTTTCATCGGCGGCGGTACGCCCAGCCTGTTTGCGCCCGCATCCATTGACCGGCTGCTCGGCGACATCCGCGCCCGCCTGCCGCTGGCGGCGGGCTGCGAGGTAACGCTGGAAGCCAACCCCGGCACCTTCGAGAAAGACCGCTTCCGCGCCTTCCGCTCGGCGGGCGTCACGCGCCTGTCCATCGGCGTGCAAAGCTTCAACGACCAGCACCTGCAGGCCCTGGGCCGTGTGCACGACCGTGCCCAGGCCCTGGCAGCGGTAGAGGAAGCCGCCCAGGCGTTCGACACCTTCAACCTCGACCTGATGTACGCGCTGCCCGGCCAGGATCTGGCCGGGCTGGAGCAAGACCTGCGCACCGCGCTGGCGCTGGCACCGCCGCACCTGTCCGTCTACCACCTGACGATCGAGCCCAACACTTTCTTTGCCAAATACCCGCCTGTGGTGCCGCCCGACGATGACGCCTACGCCATGCTCGACCGCATCACCGAGCTGACCGGGCAGGTGGGGCTGCAGCGCTACGAAATTTCGGCCTATGCCCGCGCCGGCCACGAGTGCGTGCACAACACCAATTACTGGGAATTTGGCGACTACCTGGGTATTGGTGCCGGCGCGCATAGCAAGATCAGCTTTGCGCACCGCGTGGTGCGCCAGGCCCGCTTGCGCGAGCCGCGCCTGTACATGGACAGCGCCCTGGCGGGCAACGCCCTGGCGCTGGACGACGATGTGCGCCGCGCCGACCTGCCGTTTGAATACATGCTCAACGCCCTGCGCCTGCGCCGTGGGTTTGCGCTGCAGGACTTTACCGAGCGCACCGGTTTGCCCGTGACGGTGCTGGCCAAGGCGCTGGACGAGGCCGAGCGCAAAGGCCTGATCGTGCGCGACATGGCCCGTGTGCAGCCGACGGAGCGGGGATTCGACTTCCTGAGCGATTTGCAGGAGCTGTTTCTGGCCGATTGAGGGCTACAGCGGCCCCGCAGTGGGCGCCAGATCAGCCGCAGCGCACTGCGACGATGCGGCCTGCGGCATCGACTTCCAGGTTCAGGCGCTCGGCGTCAAATTCTTTGGTCACCATTTGCCCCGGCCGGATGATGCGTGCCATCAGCGCACCGGCGGAGACGCGCGCCGCCTCCACCACCTTGGCCGTGCTGTTTTTGCCGACGGCCGATTGCGCTGGCTGGGCGTTGCAGGTGCCCCCCAGCGGTGCACCGCTGGGGCCGGTGGCCGGGCCTTGGCTGGCACAGCCTGCCAGCAGCACAACCAGGGCGGGCACAAGGCCCTTCAAAACAGCGTGTTTCAGCATCAGTGGGTTCCTGTCAAAAAATGCAAGGCTAACGCAAGCGCGGCGCAGGGGGCGTGCTCTTGCTGTAAGCGATTGTCCGGGTATCCTCAAAGAGACCATGAAACCATCGACATGCTGCTGACCGAATTGCAAGCCCAGCAAATCACCCTGGTCCGGGTGCTGGAACAAACCCGGGACAACGGGGGGCTGTGGACCGCGGGCGATGCCCATGAGGCGACCCGTGCCGCACGGGAGCTGGTGGGGCGTGGTGCGCCCTTTCATGTCTTCGTGGCCCGCAGGGCGCAGTGGGCACTGGAGGAAATCCAGCGCCGCAGCCCTGATCAGGTGGTTCGGCTGCGAGTGCCCAGACTGCCTTTTTGGGCGGGATGGGTACTGGCCGTGTGCGCCTTGCTGGCCGGTTTTGCCACCGACTACCTGGCGGCGCAGCCCCATATCGACGTGGTGGAATGGCCTTTGGTGCTGTTGATTGGCTGGAATTGGCTGGTGTTTACCTGGCTCTGCCTGGCCTGGCTGTGGCGCCGGATTAGCCCGGGCCACGGGTCGCACGGGTTGCCAGCCGCTGCCTTGGGGCGTTGGTGGGTTTGGGAGATGCTGGGCTTGCGCAGTGGGAAAAGCCGCCCCTGGGCTGCGGACTTCCGCCAGGCCTGGGCCACGCTGGCGGCGCCTTTGCAGGCGGTGCGCTTCAGGCTCGCAGCCCACCTTGCCGCGCTGCTGTTTGCACTGGGCGCAGTGGGCAGTTTTTGGGCCCGGGGCATCAGCGAAGAGTACCGTGCAGGCTGGAAAACCACCTACGCCTTTGTGAACGGCGAACTGTTGCACGCCATCGTCAGCGTGGTGCTGGCGCCAGGCGCCTGGCTGCTGAACCTGCCGATTCCGGATGCGCAGCACATTGACCGCTTGCGCATGCCGGGCAGTGCGGGCGAAGTCGCCGAGCCCTGGATCTGGCTGTATGGTGCCTCCGTGCTGGTGTGGGTTGCGGCGCCCCGGCTGTGCCTGGTGCTGCTCAACGCGCTGGCCCGCTGGCGTTTGCGGCGTGCTTTCCCCTTGCCGATGCGCGGGGCTTATTTCATTACCCTGGGCGCTCTCTGGAGGGGCCAGAGCATCGGTGTCGTGGTGGTGCCGTTCCGCTATGCCCTGTCGCCCGACGTGCGCCGCAGGCTGGCCACGATGCTCGAGCGCATCTACGGCCTGGCCGTGGACACTGCCATCGAGCCACCGGTTTTGATGGGCAACGATGCCACCGACTGGAAGAAAGCGATTCACCCCGAAGGCCATGTGGCGGTACTGGCCCTTTTCCCGCTGGCGGCCACGGCAGAAGCCGATGCCCAGGGCGTGCTGCTCCAGCGTTTGCAGCGCAGCGCAGGGAGCGATACACCTGTGGTGCCGGTGGTCGACATGGGGGGCTTTCCGCTCCAGGACATCGACCGCCTGCGCCAGCGCTGCAACCAATGGCGCCGCGTGCTGGACAAGGTGGGCTGCAAGCCCCTGTTCGTCGATTTGCAGCAAACTCGCGAAGAAGACCTGCAGGCCCTGCACCAACGGCTGAACCATGACCACTGACACTGCGCCCCCGCCATCGCCCTGTATCGACATTTTTGTGGTCTCCCATACCAATGTGGGCAAGACCAGCCTGGTGCGTACCCTGCTGGGGCAGGATGTGGGCGAAGTGGAAGACGCCCCCGATGTGACCCAGGCGCTGGCCGCCTACGACCTGGTCGTTGCGCCAGACGGCGGTGCCTTGCGCTTATGGGACACCCCGGGGTTTGGCGACAGCTTTCGGCTGGCGGGCCGCTTGCGCCGCAAGCAGCGCTGGCTGGCCTGGCTGGTGCGTGAAGTCTGGGACCGGCGCTTTCACCCTGCCCTGTGGCGGGGGCAGCGCTTGGCCCTGGAGTTGCGTGCGCGGGCCAGCGTGGTGTTGTACCCGGTGAACCTGCTGGAGAGCCCCGTGGACGCGGTGTATGTGCTGCCTGAACTGGAGATCCTGGCCTGGGTGGGCAAGCCCGTGCTGGTATTGCTCAACCAGGGGGGTGACCAAGGCGCCGGGGACCGCCGCGCCGCCGAATGGCGCCACTACCTGGGCGGCTTCCCCGTGGTCCAGCGCGTGCTGTGCCTGGATGGCTACACGCGTTGCTGGCTGCAGGAGCTGGTGCTGTTCAATGAAATCGGCCAGGTGCTGCCGGAGAGCGACCGCCCCGCCTACCACCAGCTGGCGTTGCTGCTGGGGCAGGGCTACCGCAGGCGTTTCGATGCCTCGGTCGAGGCGCTGGCCGAGTACCTGCTGCGCCTGTCCAATGACACGGTAGAAATGGACGCGCGCTGGTTTGATGGCATCAAGGATGCCTGGAAGAGCGTGCGTGCCCGCATCCCCGGAGGCCGCAATATGGAGCAGACGCCCTTTGAGTCGGGTATGCAAAGCCTGGCGCAGCGCTATGCCGAGCAAACCAAGAGCGTCACAGACAAACTGATTGCCTTGCACCGGCTGGACGGCGTTTCGGCGGCTGAAATCATGGAAATGGCCAACGGCAAACTGGCGATCCTCAAACCGGTCGATGCCTCCTCGTCGGCCCTGGCCGGAGGGGTGGTTTCCGGCATCCTGACCGGGCTTGCCGCCGACCTTCTGACCGGAGGGCTGTCGCTGGGAACAGGTGCGCTGGTGGGCGGCATCATGGGCGCGTTGGGCGGTGCCGCCCTCGCCAGGGGCTACA is part of the Simplicispira sp. 125 genome and encodes:
- a CDS encoding PP2C family serine/threonine-protein phosphatase, giving the protein MKFSVFQISRRGGREKNEDRMGYCYTRESGLFVLADGMGGHPEGEVAAQIAMQTVAALFQRQARPVLEDVQEFLSSALLAAHHQILRYASDKGMIDSPRTTLVAAVVQAGSATWIHCGDSRLYMVRGGELLTRTRDHSYLELRNMPIGLERINRNVLFTCLGSPTKPIYDMTGPVHLEQGDRILLCSDGLWGTLSDEEIGKQLGSQTVSNSVPELVEQALRKAGDSSDNVTVVAMEWETPDAYESTQGVSTDSISDDVFASTIQAGPIDGLVDDLDDEAIERSIAEINEAIRRSAARKA
- the rph gene encoding ribonuclease PH produces the protein MTTFERSGGRAVDQLRPVRMTRHYTMHAEGSVLIEFGNTRVLCTATVEEKVPPHKRGSGEGWVTAEYGMLPRATHSRSDREAARGKQSGRTQEIQRLIGRSLRAVFDLKLLGERSIVLDCDVIQADGGTRTAAITGAWVAAQDAVNRLLASGKLTTSPIREPVAAISVGIVQGQPVLDLEYVEDVQCDTDMNVVMTGAGHFVEVQGTAEGVAFTRREMDQLLALAEKGIGELMQMQQIALQKE
- the rdgB gene encoding RdgB/HAM1 family non-canonical purine NTP pyrophosphatase, which gives rise to MKIVLASNNRGKLAELQAMFAPLGVELVRQADLGVGEAEEPHRTFVENALAKARFASSHTGLPALADDAGLCVDAFGGLPGVDTAYYATQFGYEKGDDNNVRALLEQMQGQDNRRAALVSTLVAVRSPQDPEPLIAVGRVVGEITRAPRGAHGFGFDPVMFIPEFGQTFAELPPEVKNAHSHRGRAAQQMRALMRERWLVDESKK
- the hemW gene encoding radical SAM family heme chaperone HemW yields the protein MNIPIVPAAPPGVLVRDIQHYMRPGLLQLTSLPPLSLYVHLPWCLKKCPYCDFNSHAWAGEVALPEQRYLDALCADLEAALPLVWGRQVQSIFIGGGTPSLFAPASIDRLLGDIRARLPLAAGCEVTLEANPGTFEKDRFRAFRSAGVTRLSIGVQSFNDQHLQALGRVHDRAQALAAVEEAAQAFDTFNLDLMYALPGQDLAGLEQDLRTALALAPPHLSVYHLTIEPNTFFAKYPPVVPPDDDAYAMLDRITELTGQVGLQRYEISAYARAGHECVHNTNYWEFGDYLGIGAGAHSKISFAHRVVRQARLREPRLYMDSALAGNALALDDDVRRADLPFEYMLNALRLRRGFALQDFTERTGLPVTVLAKALDEAERKGLIVRDMARVQPTERGFDFLSDLQELFLAD
- a CDS encoding I78 family peptidase inhibitor produces the protein MLKHAVLKGLVPALVVLLAGCASQGPATGPSGAPLGGTCNAQPAQSAVGKNSTAKVVEAARVSAGALMARIIRPGQMVTKEFDAERLNLEVDAAGRIVAVRCG
- a CDS encoding DUF2868 domain-containing protein; translation: MLLTELQAQQITLVRVLEQTRDNGGLWTAGDAHEATRAARELVGRGAPFHVFVARRAQWALEEIQRRSPDQVVRLRVPRLPFWAGWVLAVCALLAGFATDYLAAQPHIDVVEWPLVLLIGWNWLVFTWLCLAWLWRRISPGHGSHGLPAAALGRWWVWEMLGLRSGKSRPWAADFRQAWATLAAPLQAVRFRLAAHLAALLFALGAVGSFWARGISEEYRAGWKTTYAFVNGELLHAIVSVVLAPGAWLLNLPIPDAQHIDRLRMPGSAGEVAEPWIWLYGASVLVWVAAPRLCLVLLNALARWRLRRAFPLPMRGAYFITLGALWRGQSIGVVVVPFRYALSPDVRRRLATMLERIYGLAVDTAIEPPVLMGNDATDWKKAIHPEGHVAVLALFPLAATAEADAQGVLLQRLQRSAGSDTPVVPVVDMGGFPLQDIDRLRQRCNQWRRVLDKVGCKPLFVDLQQTREEDLQALHQRLNHDH
- a CDS encoding DUF3482 domain-containing protein; amino-acid sequence: MTTDTAPPPSPCIDIFVVSHTNVGKTSLVRTLLGQDVGEVEDAPDVTQALAAYDLVVAPDGGALRLWDTPGFGDSFRLAGRLRRKQRWLAWLVREVWDRRFHPALWRGQRLALELRARASVVLYPVNLLESPVDAVYVLPELEILAWVGKPVLVLLNQGGDQGAGDRRAAEWRHYLGGFPVVQRVLCLDGYTRCWLQELVLFNEIGQVLPESDRPAYHQLALLLGQGYRRRFDASVEALAEYLLRLSNDTVEMDARWFDGIKDAWKSVRARIPGGRNMEQTPFESGMQSLAQRYAEQTKSVTDKLIALHRLDGVSAAEIMEMANGKLAILKPVDASSSALAGGVVSGILTGLAADLLTGGLSLGTGALVGGIMGALGGAALARGYNVYTHKDKKIVRWSADSLTEALGKATMLYLSIAHFGRGQGQWRRKKDPLEWAAAVQAVLLNEQAQIAHLWSQASALPPAPQVHAQCAALVQTVLRNVLLHLYPDAGVILPRVDHIVPPVPLPDVRQKAGSDPAAGMEPQ